From a region of the Sminthopsis crassicaudata isolate SCR6 chromosome 6, ASM4859323v1, whole genome shotgun sequence genome:
- the C6H4orf36 gene encoding uncharacterized protein C4orf36 homolog: protein MAYGLPRKRTVKSVLRGSCYNVQEPWELAMLTKSLYDNIASIGVPLFEDIIYSCPFKINTGKKTEDTLLPTTETLDAERAYELKHLHELELQKNSAEHIQSLLKDKKFGLRRPLPPKK from the exons ATGGCATAtggtttgccaagaaaacgcacAGTGAAATCAGTTTTGCGAGGAAGTTGTTACAACGT TCAGGAGCCCTGGGAGCTAGCTATGCTTACAAAGTCCTTGTACGACAACATTGCAAGTATTGGAGTACCTCTTTTTGAAGATATTATTTATAGCtgtccttttaaaataaatactggGAAAAAAACTGAGGACACGCTACTCCCCACAACAGAAA cATTAGATGCTGAAAGGGCATATGAACTGAAACACTTACATGAACTTGAACTTCAGAAAAATTCGGCAGAGCACATTCAGTCTTTGCTAAAAGACAAGAAATTTGGCTTAAGAAGACCTCTTCCACCCAAGAAGtga